The genomic region TGACATTGCATGGTTTATTCTGTGTGCTAATATGAACCCTCCACATTTAAGCCTAGTGACCTGAAATGAAAATTAAAATTAGTTATTTATGATAATTATGAAATCGATAGAAGGGTGAAATTATTGTATAAGACGATATAATACCTGAATAAGAAGCATAGGCGAGTTGAGAACACCATCATAACCAGGAACGTCAAAAAGAAGTTCATCCATACAAGGAATAGGAGGATGAAGTTGAGCCTCACTAAACTCATCCAACCTAACCTCTGCATCAGCCTCCGTAAACAAAACTCCCTCCGCCGTACACTCAACCACCAACTTCCCCCCTTCTTTCTCCCTTAACCTACCAGCCAAAGGATAAAACGACACCAAGGCCTTACTCACAGCTTCCTTGATCACCTTGGCAGGGTCAGCGCCAAGCATGCTTGGCGCAGACTTATAAAACTGGATCCCAGGTACGTGCATCCTGAGGCCAGCTTGGTCATCGATATCTGATAACTGCTTGACCTCGTATGGGGTTGGCTGCGCTGGAGTTATAAACTTCGGCGCTTGCCTAGTCACCTTGAATACTAGGGATAATGTTTTGTTGCTCATAGCTTAAAAGTGTTTTTTGAGGTAAGATTGTTTGTGGATATGAAAATGAGTATGTAGGGGATTATATAGGAGGATATACATAGTGGAAGATTAGGTCATCAAAAAATTAATGGAAGAAAAAGTCACACAAAATTCATGCATGAAAATGCTAGGAAAGTGGTTAATTTTGTTTAAGTTTTTTTGTTTAAGATGATGCGTGATGCATGAAAAAGTTGTTGAGGAGAGAAAGTTTGAATGTTTCTTTGGTGTGTACTAATTTTAGTATTACACTGTAGATATGTAGTACTCGTATTAGTCTCACCACTATTGGCAACATTAATGCTACTCCTTAACAAACCAGCTCGTCTTACTTAATTCGATTATATCTGTTTTAAATCTGAAATGAGTTAAATGGGTTAACCAGATAAAACTTTGTTACCCTAAACCAACCCCCGCTGACCAAGGAAAAATTTGCAAGTTTTGATTAAAATCTCCGAATTTTTTTCAAGTTTTCGTTATGTTATTACTAGTTCGCTCCGCACGTTGAATTTTTTCGCCCCCTAACTataaatcctggctccgccactgcttATATAACCTTCAAACATAACCGTCATTTTCTTTGTAATATCAATGTATGAATTTTCTCCTTTTTTGTGTTGATTTGGAGTATCTTACTAATAATTGAGGTAATCTTCTCCGAAATAGTGAAGACAACTTAACGGGCACACTCACTTTTGTAAGATTTAGCTTCAGGCCAGGTAAGTGGGTGGTGGAATAATTAGTCCAACGACTGCTCCTTTAATTGGTGTTAATTTAATTTGACTGGTGTTCTTAATTATTTGGAACAATTCATGGTATGTTAAATTCATTTAACTAACGCAAGTTGCCGAGCGTCCGCATGCGCATATTTGACTATGTTTACGATTGATTTCCCTTAAGTTATTGCATGACAATGACATCTTtcgtttcaaaaaaaaaaaaaacattgattTTGCAAGCCATTGATGATATAAAACTTTTACGGAGTATGAAACAATTTTATTATCACAAATTCACATTTAAGACAAATAACTATCACTTTTATAgataaaacaaaaaataaaatgttTAAATATTAGCACAAGACTTGTTTTTGTCTATGCATGTGGCACGTATTTGACCCGTTTGTGAGACAAAATCGTTTTAAAAATAAATTAGTAAAATTTCCAATGATCTGAGACGGAATTGTTTTATAAACCCTTATTATATAAAAACAACAATTCATAAATTTCAAAATGAAAAACTCCGTATGTATTATAAAATGAAATGGAATTTGTATATGCGTATTTTTTTTGATAAAAGGGTATAAACCCAAGACCTACAATGAGTAGGGTATCATTATCCTATTAATTTTTGTTTATAGCGTAAAATTATTGtgaattttattaattttctaaAGCACTTGAGTAGTATGTAGACTAAACTTTTTTGTAAACAAAAAACAATGTTTTACTTTTCTTGGTTCTTTGCAATGTGCAAAATATGTGCAAAATATTTTAACGTTTGACTACACTTTTCATGAGAATGTTTGAATACGCTTACTTCACGAATTGTATTCAATATTTAGAAAATAAACAATCACAAGCTAAGTAATCTACTAAAAAATTCAAGCAAGCTAAGTGTTTTTTCATACATACGATTAGTCATTTAGTCAAATACTTTAAAAGATGAATCATTAGTCAGAGTTAAATTTATTGACTATCAAAATAATACTCCAATTTATTTCATTTTGTCAAATTAATAGACGTGCAATACACATTAACTCTAGTTTATTCCATTTAGACCACGAGGGTGTTACGAGTTAGAACACAATCACAATTTGGAggggaaaaaaaaaaactcatacgCGGTGAAAGTTTGTGATTGTTTGAATATATATCATTGGTGGTGACATCCTCTTACCATTCTCTCATTTGCAATATGTAAAGAATTATTAAAATGAGATAACGTCACCGGATAGGGTCAGCTCTTAGATTGGTTTTCGGGTTAATTTCGAGTTATCATTCAACTCGGGTCAACAATCAAGGTCGGGTCAGGTCAGCACATGCATAACTCGGGTTATGGGTCATCTCGGGTTCAAGTTGGCCTTAATCAGGTTACGTTGGGTTACGGGTCAACATCAGCTCAGGTCGCAACATTATCGAGTACTCTGTCACGTCGGGTTTGCTCGGTCGCAACATTAATTGGAATTTTAGACTTACATATGTCATTATGTCACTTGTTTTTTCCATTTATTTTGTACTAATTTCTACATTGCGATATTTCAGATTTAGCACGTCGGTTTTTAACGTCTCACGTGTGTCTTAAGAGTACACGATAAAAAAATAATCAGAGAAAGATTTTTAAAAATATCTCATCAGATATTAATGTACAAACTAATATTTCCATAAATAATGATATACTCTGATTTTGTAAATTTTTCTTTAGTTAATTTCTTAATGTGTTCCCTACTTCCCTTAATTAGGGTACACGTTAGAGAGCCGAAATACTTAATAGAACAAAATTTCTATACCAACATTAGAGGTGGTCATTGTATCGGCTTGGCCGGTCCAATTTCCCATGACCCGCTAAACGCGCCCTTGGCTTGGCCAATTATTGCAGCTACTTCCACCAAGTCGGCCTACGTAGTCCCAACCCATCTAATTAAAACCTTTCAGAAAAAAAGGTAGGGTCTAGTTTGTCCAGTTCGGTCTGACCCATCATCACTCATCAGAAGGTTGAGTCGGCCGGGGCATGAGCGGCCAACCTAGTCCGACTTACCCCTCCCCTAGGTCGTTTTCAAGTCAGGTGGCAAACCTTAACCCGTCCACGACCCAACCCCCTTCATGACCACCTTTAATCAACATAGACAACCATGACATTGACAAAGAACATCAAAAGAAAATTTGTCTATGCTCCCTCAGTCCCGGTCATTCGTTGTCCTATCCTATTTTTGAGTATCTTAGTCAATTGTTGTTTTTTctatttaggattgcatttgatgaacaatttaatCTTTCACACTCAATTTGCTCCACTTGTCATTTTATAGTTGGCCCCCCTTCTCTTTTCTTGATGTTTATGTCAAAACCAAAGAACAATAATTAACTTGAACAGAGTAATAATCATTTACGCGCCTAATAATAGAAGTTATCAACACAATTAACATATAGTACCACATTACAACTTCAGTCAAATTAGGAACACGAGTCGTCACTAGTTGTTTAAAGAATAAAAAATCACCAATGAATGTAGCCCTAGGACTAATTCCACGACCCACTATGCCACTAACCACTTTCCTAGCATTTTCATGTGCATGAATAGTTctttaaatttgaacaatttgattACCAAATCCTCCACTATATGAACCTATATAAACCACCACATACTTCTTTCCTTATCCACAAACAATCTTCTAGCAAGAAAAACTATACTACATACAACAATCAAGAAACcaccttattaatattattaccattattataaataatatagTGATGGCTAAAGCTATGAACAACAAAACACCCCTAGTGTTCAAGGTGACTAGGCAAGCGCCGGAGTTTATAACTCCGGCACAGCCAACTCCATACGAGGTTAAGCAGTTATCAGATATCGATGACCAAGCTGGTCTCAGGATGCACGTACCTGGGATCCAGTTTTATAAGTCTGCGCCAAGTATGCTTGGCGCAGACCCTGTTAGGGTGATTAAGGAGGCTGTGAGTAAGGCATTGGTGCCATTTTATCCTTTGGCGGGGAGGTTAAGGGAAAAAGAAGGGGGGAAGTTGGTGGTGGAGTGTACGGCGGAGGGAGTTTTGTTTACGGAGGCTGATGCAGAGATTAGGTTGGATGAGTTTAGTGAGGCTCAACTTCACCCTCCTATTCCTTGCATGGATGAACTTCTTTTTGACGTTCCTGGTTATAATGGTGTTCTCAACTCGCCTATGCTTCTTATTCAGGTATTAtatcgtcttaaacaagaatttattgagaatatttttattgttttattactACGAAACTTTATAAAATCGACCTACACTAATAACTATTTTTATTCATTTCAGGTCAGCAGACTTAAATGTGGAGGATTCATACTAGCACACAGAATAAACCATGCAATGTCAGACGGAACTGGACTAGCCCAATTCTTGAACGCAGTCGGAGAACTGGCTCGTGGAGCTGATTTCTTATCGGTCTACCCAGTTTGGAAACGAGACCTCATAAGTGCCCGTGATCCACCACAAGTCAGTTGCGCACACCGAGAGTACGAACAAATTCCGGATATTCCACTTGGTGATGACTTAGTCCATAAGCCCTTCTTCTTTGGTCCAACTGAGATATCAGCGCTACGTCGCTTCCTTCCAGCTCACCTAAAATCCTCATCAACCTTCGAAATCCTAACCGCAGTCATCTGGCGAAGCCGAACCATCGCACTACAAATCCAACCCAACGACGAGGTCCGCGCACGTATCTACGTCAACGCCCGACACAAGTTCCAGAACCCGCCACTACCATCCGGATACTACGGCAATGTCATCGCCACACCAAACGTCATATCCGCAGCCGGGTTACTAACCCGAAACCCAATCGGGTACGCCTTGGAGTTAGTCAAAGCGGTCAAAGGTCAAGTCAACGAGGAGTACATGAAATCCTTAGCTGACTTTATGGTGATAAACGGTAGGCCACGTTACACTAGGGCACATACATTCTCTGTCTCCGACGTCAGCAGGTTAAATCTTAACCTGTTCGACTTCGGTTGGGGTCCGCCCGTTCAAGGCGGGCCCGCTAGAGGATGGTTAGGTGGGCCAACCCCGGGATATGGGAGTTTTTTCTTGgcttctaaaaatagaaagggtgAAAATGGAATATTGGTGCCTGTGTATTTGCCACCTTTGGCTATGGAGAGGTTTGAGAAGGAGATAAACGGGTATTTGAATGATGCGGTTTCGGAGCATCCGATTTGTAGCCCGAGATCATATGGATCTTCGTTGACTTTTGGTGTTGAGGTCAAACAAGTATTTGTGTAGTACATACACAAGTATATGAAGATAATAAAAAATTATTTAAGATTAGCATCTTATCATTTTCTTTGTATATATACtctcaatttattattatattcctTTATTTGTATTGATTGTTTTTTGTAAGACGGCTTAACAATCAAATGAATAAAATTTAGAAAAATTTAACATTCCTTTTCCCATGTTGTTTGAGCCGGACATGACTAGGTTCAAGTCAGCGGATTTGAGACATGTTAGTAAGTCGGACTTTTATAATTTTCttaacaataggtcttggtataaaCGGATGGGGCGAAtaaacgggtaaagacctctaataaaatgggtaggggggacaaggtggggcacccccatatgCTTTCCACTTTAAGAcaaatgagtattttgtgaggagaaatggtatccgtctatacatatcgacggatagtgtccgtctataatgagaatttgtgttttcttaAAATGTTTTATCCGTACTCATAAATTTTTTGGATCGGAACATGAACATCTCTTGAAAATTCCTACTATGCAATTATGTAATTCAAAGGACTACTCCAGCCATTTTCTATTATACCTACATATTTTTTTAGTTTGCTTTTGGATATTTATTTCACGAAAATGTCAATAAACAAAAGCGATTTGATAATTCATTTTGATTCACTTGTTGTCTAATAATTtgcatttttttattttcttggTTTTTGTGCTAAcataaaagataaacaaataattgaaacGAGTACAACgttactgatggggcatattctgcacccgctgaccgagtcaacatattgagcaaggtcaaagatatccacagcaagtcaacgacttagactgcCCTAAATTTAAGCCGAcgactgtcggctgtctcttgtgcctctaCTGGGACAACTAGCGgtaggggcacatatccgcgtactcatatccaagacccctcggcatggagtcaacagggcccgccggcctgccatgggtccctcggccgagggtagatcagtctttccacctgctagccacttggccactacgtgacaaaaggtgaaagtctataaatactcctcaaccctcattgaggaaaggatccgaaatataacctaaacacctcataatctggtaatatcttccttatctctctacaatatatatacttcgccaagtaacaca from Silene latifolia isolate original U9 population chromosome 3, ASM4854445v1, whole genome shotgun sequence harbors:
- the LOC141646464 gene encoding benzyl alcohol O-benzoyltransferase-like, which produces MAKAMNNKTPLVFKVTRQAPEFITPAQPTPYEVKQLSDIDDQAGLRMHVPGIQFYKSAPSMLGADPVRVIKEAVSKALVPFYPLAGRLREKEGGKLVVECTAEGVLFTEADAEIRLDEFSEAQLHPPIPCMDELLFDVPGYNGVLNSPMLLIQVSRLKCGGFILAHRINHAMSDGTGLAQFLNAVGELARGADFLSVYPVWKRDLISARDPPQVSCAHREYEQIPDIPLGDDLVHKPFFFGPTEISALRRFLPAHLKSSSTFEILTAVIWRSRTIALQIQPNDEVRARIYVNARHKFQNPPLPSGYYGNVIATPNVISAAGLLTRNPIGYALELVKAVKGQVNEEYMKSLADFMVINGRPRYTRAHTFSVSDVSRLNLNLFDFGWGPPVQGGPARGWLGGPTPGYGSFFLASKNRKGENGILVPVYLPPLAMERFEKEINGYLNDAVSEHPICSPRSYGSSLTFGVEVKQVFV